In a single window of the Thermodesulfobacteriota bacterium genome:
- a CDS encoding cold-shock protein, translating to MEKGTVKWFNDAKGFGFITRENGGADVFVHFSAIQADGFKSLAEGDKVQFEVTQGSKGPQASNVAKV from the coding sequence GTGGAAAAGGGTACCGTGAAGTGGTTTAACGACGCGAAGGGCTTCGGGTTCATCACCCGCGAAAACGGAGGGGCGGATGTATTCGTCCACTTCAGCGCGATCCAGGCGGATGGCTTCAAGAGCCTCGCGGAGGGCGACAAGGTCCAGTTCGAAGTGACGCAGGGGTCCAAGGGACCGCAGGCGTCCAACGTCGCCAAGGTCTGA